From the Macaca nemestrina isolate mMacNem1 chromosome 7, mMacNem.hap1, whole genome shotgun sequence genome, the window GGCAGTTTTAAAGTTCCCAGTGGTCCGTCTGGATGTGATAACCTGTCACTTGTGTGTCTGGGCCCCAGAAGTGTCTGAACTCCAAAAGGCAGTGAAGGAGCCACGTTGCCAGCAGAAGCTCTTCTGGGTAACTCACTCGGAGGTCACATAAAAGGTTGCTGTTGGGGTATTCAGTCTGAGCAGAGGGCATCCTTGGGGCAGgagtgaagggtgggaggaaggcgGTGTGCCTGTGAGCCCTAGCCAGGCAGCGCCAGGGCCCCAGGAGGGAGCTGCCCAGGAGGGTCTTCATGTCCACACCCATACACACTAACCCTGCCAGCAGCCCCAAGGGACAGGATGGGGTAGGCCAGAGGCCCCAGGAAGAGGCAGGAGCTCTCGGGGAGGCCTGGGTCCGGGTGAGTGGTCCCTGGTTGAGAGGATGCTCGGAGTCAGTTTCCCGAGTTATGCAGGCAGTTGGCTTTTATTTGCCACTCACTGAGACCTAGTTGTCTTGGTAGGATAAGGACAGTGCCGGCCCCTGCAGAAGCGTGCGGACTGGGGAGGAGACTgcaagccaaggcaggcagcccAGCACCCAGCGGGGGCACTTGGGACCTTgcagctgtgtgccaggcagcATGGCCTGGGCTGCTGCAGCAGCGAGCAGCTCCCCTGGAAGCCCAGAGCATCTCTCCTTCCAGAGTCCACACCAGGGGCAGGTCCCTGCCAGCACAGTCGCATCTGTGAGTGGGGTGAGCAGCGGGCGGCAGGTGATGTCTGGTTAGCTCAGGCTTGCTCTCCAGTTTGCACCTGACACTAAAGAAAATTGTGGCTGAAAAGTGCCTGTGGGAGTGTCGGCCACTTTTAAAATGCAAGATGGTAGCTGTTGGAGCACACGCGTGAACTGTGGTGGTCACTCAGCGGTACACTGCACAGCACCCACAGTGACTCATTCCAACCACAACACAGACGCGCCTGGCAGCATGGTGCCCTGATCTGGGTTACCGCACGTGTCCTAGTGGCTAAGCTGGGCCCCTGGGCAGAAGATTCCGCGTGGGGGCCAGGCCCTGACTGGGGATGCCGGTGACATCTCCAGCCCCGGATACTGGTTTCACAGAAGTGGTCACTGTGCCACAGTTGTAGCTGCACACATAGGGTCAGGCCCTTGTCTGTCAGTGCAGTGGTACACGCTTGCACATGGGTGACCCCATATGATCTGCCTTCGCAGTGTGACGCATCCAGCAGCTTGGTGCCAGGAGGGGTGCCCACCCCTTTTCCGTCCGCCCCACCAGGCATAGGCTTTGGCTCCCTCCACCCCTTGCCTCTCTCCCACTCCTCTCTCCAGCTCCTCACCCTCCCTCCACCGGAAGGTAGGGGAAGACCCCCTCGTAGTCCTGGGTTCACCTTCACAGACCCCAGCCTCTGGCCACCCAGGTGGTGACCAGTGCTGCCTCCAGCAATAGCCAGCTAGACCCCTCCCATGTCCCCCAGTACGACTAGGGTGCAAGACTGGGCTCCCAGTCCTCATGGGCGGGGCCAGGGGTGGCATTACCAGGCTGAAGCAGGTGCAGGAAACACCTTTATTGAGTAAGGCCACCCTGTCCTTGGCTTCCGGAGGAGGGGGTAAGGAAGGGGAGGTTTGGGGGCTGGACGAGGGGGTGGCTAGCCCCCAGATCGACTGGGGTCGGGGAGGTTCTGGAGCCAGAGGGGGTGGGGAGCCCCAAGGTTGACTGTCAGGCGGCCGCTCAGGCCTCGGCCTCAGCCCCGGCGAACAGCGGGTTGACGAAGTAACTGTGGCTCGTGCTGTCTGCCGCAGCCTTCGGAACCAGGCTGAGCGGCTGGGGCAGGGGCTGCGGGGTGACAGGGTCAGACGGCGTTCAGGGTCCTGGCCCCAAGGAGGCCCCAGTCCACCCTCCAGCCCTCTCACCAGCTCCTCGGAGGCCTTCATGTCGAACACCGGGTTGTGGAATCCGAGGGTTGCCCCGGCCGGGGCCGCCTCCTGGCGCCTCCACCTGAGTGCGTATTAGGGACGTAGCGTGAGCCCCTCGGGGcaacccccagccccaccccgcCACCCCGCCCCGGGTACCTGAGCCTCCCCGCGCGGCGCAGCAGCGGCGGCGCCAGCAGCAGGACCAGCAGTGCCAGCAGCAGCGCAGCCGCCACGCCTCCCGCCAGCCCAGCCGCGGAACTGTCCCAGACATGTGCGCCCGACTCCCGCATGGTCGCCTCCAGGACGCCGAGGGCCTCGCCTGCGACGGAGGGGTCGGCTCAGTCTTCCCCGCGGCGGGGCGAGGAGCAGCAGGGAGGGACCGGGCAGGCGCGGTTACCGTGCTTGGCGACGTCCGCCAGGAGGGCCCGGGCCAGCTGCCCGGCGCCGCCCGTCTCGGGCCCGGTCTCCACCAGCACCACCTGGATCTCCGTATCGGCCTCGCGGAGCAGGGGCGAGCGTGGCACCTTGGATACGGCCACCTGCAGCCCCTGGTactgaggctggggagggggacGGGGTTGGTTTGACTCAGCCCCCCGCCCTCCCCGAGCCTATGGGGACGCTAAGGGCAGAGGCAGATAGTGAGCAGGTGGGCGGCCGCAGGGGCCCTGCAGAAGGGGCGTCCTAGGCGGAGGCGGTAGGGCTGGGGTCGGGACTCCCCTCAGCTGCCCGCGCGGCCCCATTACCAGGCCCAGGAAGGTGTCCAGTATCCTCGCCCGGTACTGCTCCAGGTCAAATGCGGGACCGTGGGTCAGCAACACAACAGCTCCTGCAGCGGGAGGGCAGGGGTCAGCGCCGTGGATCTGGACCCGGCAGGAAACTGAGGCGGGGGCTAACCAGGTCCTCCAGGCCTTCCCAGCAAGCAGGGCCCAGCGGGGGCGCTCACCACAGAGGTCACAGCACTGCCCCTGGGGTCGGAGGGCGCCATGGCAGGCGGCCTTGGGGCAGCGGCCGCCCAGGGACTGGAGCAGATCCGCGCAGATCCACGGCTGCGCCTGGTGCGAGGGGCAGTGGTCAGCGCGGAGGGCCAGAGCGGACCGCAGCGAGAAGGGCGATGCGCCGGAGAGGCAAGCCGGCGAGAGACCGCGGGAGCGCGGCGGCCCTGTCCCGGGCACAGTCCCGACCCTCGCGCGGCCCCCGAGACTCCACTGCGGCCTCGCTCACCTCCGCGTTGCCGCAGACGCAGCCCGACGGGTCAGCGCAGTCCTCGGGGCCCACGCTCAGAGCGCCCGGCCCGTGGAAGCGTAGGCGGCCCGCGCGGGACGCCAGGAAAGCAGCCAGGTCCTCGTCGCGCGTGAACGTCTGCGGGCAGCCGGGTCCCCACCGGAGCCAGCCCCAGGAAGAGACATCACCTGAGTGCTCAGACCCAACGTGTGCAGACCAGAGGGGGGGGGGGGGGCCGAGGCGGGGAGAGGGGACCCGAGCCTCCCTCCCCGCAGTGCTCACCCGGCCCAGAGCCGAGATGCTGCGGACACGCACGGGGCCAGCGCCAGGGCCGAGCCCCACGCGGAAGGAGGCACTGGGCGGAAAAACGACGTCGTCGTGGCGGCAGGGCACGCGCTCGGCGTCCACGAAGAAGAGACCAGGTGCCTCGTTCTCGGAGCGCCACAGGTGCGGGTCATGCCAGGAGAAGCGGTCAGAGTCGCGGAAGACCGCAGGGTCGCCTGAGCGGGGGCGCATCCCTGAGCTCCACGGAACAAGCGCCGCACCACACCACGCCACGCCTCTGAGCACGACCTCCCAAGCCCCGCTTCGGGACACTTCCGCCATTCCCTAAACCCCGCCCCGGGAGAGACGCCCTCCCTCCAGTCCTCGCCCCATCCACAAGCCTTCCCTCGATGCGCCTTCCCCCAGTCCCCGCCCCGGACGCGCCTTCCCTCCAGTCCCCGCCCCCGGACGCACCACCCTCCAGTCCCCGCCCCGGACACGCCTTCCCTCCAGTCCCCGCCCCCGGAGGCGCCTTCCCTCCAGTCCCCGCCCTGGATACGCCCTCTCCCAGTTCCCCCCCCTGAACACGCCCTTCCAGAGCCCCGCCCCTGCCCGACTGCCTCACCCGCGCCGCAGTCCGGGTGCGAGCCCACGTCTGAGACGCCGAATCCGGCTCCTGAAGCCAAGACGAGTTCCCCATCCAACGGCAGGAGCTGCAAAAGGCACTGACTAAGGCGATGCCATGCGGGGGTCCGGGCCTGCTCCGCGCCCACCCCGCCCCCAGTCCCCTGGGACGAGAAGCGAGCCCCTGTCCACGGAAGGGGCCCGGGCGAGCTCAGGCCCGGGATCCTCTGCCTGGCTGAGGCTGCCAGAGGAGGAGGATCTGGCCTGGGAAAGATGGGGCCGCGTGTGCAAGTCCCCGAGGCGGGCACAGCCCAGTGTCCTGTACCTGAGCTGGAGGTCTCAGGCCAGGGGCAGAGCTCCAGCCCGGGAGCGAGACGGAGCCGTGGGGAGTCTGGGGCAGAGGTGACTCTGGCCAAGGCCTGTCGCTTCCCCCATAGCCCCCTGAGAACGTGCACAGGCCCAgggctcccaggttcaaacgtTGCCCGGTCCCTGGGGAGTCTGGtgtgtgagggagggaggaagggaaggaggggagggcgGGAGAGGCTGCATCTGGGGGCCAGGGGtgcaggaggaggcagggagtgTAGCGGGGCAGTGGAGTTGCCCCTGCTGTTTCTTAGGCCTGGTGTGGGCCATGCAGCTCCCTCACCACAGAAGTGGGGCCACAGCCCAGGCCTCGGGTGTCAGCATAAATATGGGGGTCTGACCGGCCGCCCCTCCCTCCCCGTCTCCTCCAAGTGCCAGGACCTCGGCTTCCTGCCTTCTTGCTTCTGCGCTTCTCTCTCAGGGGCTGAGGATGAGCGCTGGGCCAGGGCAACCCTTGGTGCCGGTTATGAGGGGCTCAGCACAACAGGGCATGCCCACCCAGGGCAGGACCCACTCTTTGGCCCTTCCAGGAGCACTACACCTGAGCAAGAGGCCAACACCCCCAGCGGCGTGAGGTCACACTTCAGTTCCGTGCACACCTGAGGGTGCGGCTCTGCCAGCAGGGCGGGCAAGTCCACGCACAGATGCAGAGGCGGAGCCATAGGCACAGGAATGTGTCACAGCACAAAGCGCCTCAGGAACAGGGAGGGGTTCCCAGGAGGAAGCATACCAAGAACACCTTTTCTTAAAGAACGAAGGGGAAAAATATAAACGTAAAAATCCTAATAGTTGAACAGACAAGCACAGTAggtaaggccaggagtttgagatcagcctggtgaGGAACATAGTgcaactccgtctctacaaaaaatttacaaataaaaagagaatataatttttaaatatagggCAACATTCATAATAGAAACAAACTTAAGGCCAGGagccgtggctcatgtctgtaatcccaacactttggaaggccaaagagggcatatcactcgagcccaggagtttaagaccagcctggccaacatagtgagaccccatctctacaaaaactacaaaaattagccgggcgtgatggcacaagcctgtagtcccagctactcgggaggctgaggtgagaggattgtttgagcccagggaggtcaaggctgcagtgagccgtgatcctgccactgcactccagcctgggcaacagagtgagaccctgtctcaaaaaaccaaacttAACAAAGTATTGATGAATTAACCAGTACAATACAAGACCTCTACAGGCAACACTTTAAGATGCTAATGAGTACATGGATGACCTGAAATATTTGGAGAGGTCATCCATGCTCTTGAATGGATGGCTTGACAGCATAAGGCTGTTATTTATCCCAATCAAAAttcctatagtctcagctacttgggaggctcaggcaggagaatcgcttgaacccgggaggcagaggttgcagtgagcagagatcatgccactgcactccagcctgggcgacagagcaagactccatctaaaaaaaaaaaaaaaaaaaattccagggtttgttttttgttttttgttttgtggtggtggtggtggtagttggTACCTGGCAAACCTATTCTACAATTTATCTGCAACAATGAGATCCACAAAGAACCTTGGAGCAGGAGTGAAGGGGATGGATATTAAGCCATCCCGCAGAGCCACAGTGTGGATAGTGTAGGTTCGGCAAAGTGGCCTGTGGACTTGAAGACAGGGCTCAGAGAGACCCACAATGCCCAGGCACACGCTGGATTCCAGCAATGCTGGAAGAAAAGGGCAAGGCGGAGGACGTTGGCAGCTGGGCTCACTCTAAGGAGAGAAAACAGAGCAGGACCCCTTGCTGGTGCACATGCCCCATAGGTACGCAGTCGATTACCATTGTGACAGGAGCACACGGGATTCTCAAATGAAACACAAAAAACACAGTTCTAAGGTAAGGGGTTTTGCATTAGGTCGATTAAAATGAGGGTTTCTGTTCAGCACAGGACACTGCAGGCAAGTCCACAGTGAGCAGACTTGCAAAGCCTCCAGCCCAGGCAGGGGGATGGGTGGAAGACAGGGGACTTCCCCAACAAGAAAGCAGGCAAAGGGTAGAAATGGAAGGAAGggcaaggaaaaggaaaatcGCAGGGAGGGACGCTCCCAACCAGAGAATTACAAAGTAAAGCACTCATGTGCACGGCCTGTTACTCGGGCACTATCTAGGCAGATGGACGACGCTGGGAGCCAGGGGTGTGGAGGGGATGGGGGTGCTCAGGCAGCTCTGGGTGAATTCGGCCTCTGCAGGCTGGGACCCCAGGGCCACTGTCCCCTGCCCCTGCACTGTTCCCACCAGCCAATGGATGATCAATGAATGAATtattgaatagatgaatgaatgaatggagtgtTGCCTCCTTTCAGAGCCCAAGTGCTTCCAATGAGATCATGAAAGTAAGGAGGCCGGCAGGGGAGGGGAGTAGGGGGAAATCCATGCCCTGgaacccccaccccagcctgacTCCTCTGCCCACAGATCCCCCATCAGCTCCCAGTGCCCCCCTCCCTCAGGCTGCCTGGTTGCCAAGGTTATGCGTGGGCTCTGGGGGCGGGGCCATGAGGGGCAActgcctccctctcccagccctccTCCCATCTCCCAGGCAGGAACGTCATCATCTTGCTGTGGGTGCCCTGCCCAGTGCCTGGCGGCTTTTGGGTTAAGGTAGCTTTGGAAAACCTGAAGGAATGAATCAAGCAGCCCTGGGGTGGAAATGAGGCCCGGGATCCCTGACGCTACGTGGGGCAGGAGTGGGTCAGGCCGAGGCCATTGAGCCACCCCCCCACCTGCACACGCAGGGGCCCCCAGGCCTGGACCCCACATCTGGAGCCGACTCCCCGACCCAGCTCACCAGTGACCCTCACCCAAGAGTGACTGAGCTGGCAGATGTGCAGGTGACAGGATGAGGACGCAGCCCAGGAGTCACTGTGAAGGGGCTGGAAGGAAGCTTTTGCCCAGAGACTTGGCCTGTGGGCCCCACAGTCACCCTGGAAGCTGGTGGGCTGTCGCTGCAATGGGACAGTGGCCACCGAGGATACTCAGCCGAGTGGGGGGGGCTGTGTGCCAGTGAAACTGTATTTACTGTTGCTGAGGTGTGAATGTCATATACTTTTCAAGTGCCACAAaagattgttctttttttccccagtgatTACAAAGTGTAAAAACCATTCCTTGTTCCAGCCGTAGGGGCCACATTTGGCCTGTAACTCGCTGAACTCCACCTTAAACAAGGAAATTTGCTTACTTCTCTGGGGCCTTACCAGAGCCTTTAATACGTGATAAAGTTCCAGGCAAGTGCAGGCTGCAGCGTTCCCAAACTTACCTGCTCATGGAACCTGCTTTCCTCCCAGTTCCCATCATTTTCTTGGAGTGTTGTGTGACGCAGTTTGAGAAAAAGGTCCCCTagggcagcagtccccaacctttttggcaccagggaccagttttgtggaagacagttctTCCATGAACcgatgggggtggggaaggttTCAGGATTAAGCTGTCTCATCTCAGATATCAGGCACTTAAAGAATGCACACCCACCCAGGTCCCTCGCTGGCACAGTGACATAGGGGTCCCTAGGAGAATCTGATCTGAAGGGTGGTAGAGCGAAGGCAGGAGCGGGCTCACTTCTTGCTGGGTGGCTGCTTCCTAACAGGCCAGGGACCCGGATGGTGGGTAGAGGGGGGGTATTGGGGACCCTAGTGTTCTAAAGGTGGAGCTTTAGGCACCAGGACAGGGCAAGACTTTGGGGGAAGGGCGTGGAGCGGGCACTTCCTGGGAAGACCAGCCACTGCTGGGTACCAGAAGGGCTGTGGGGACGGGGCGCCTCCCACCCCTCCAAGGACACAGCCTGGCTGAGACCATGGGACCACGCTCCCCTAGgttctcccccaccccctgcctcctAGATTATTCTCCAGAGGCCAAAGTCCGAGTCCCGCAGCGCCTCCGTGCTGGTGGGGGCCGCCTTCCAGACACAGCAGTCCCTGAAGGAACTTGGGAGACTCCGGAAACCCCCAGcccagtggcagcagcagcccGGCCTTACCATGTCTGAGACGGCATGACCTTCTCGCACCAGGACCGACACCATCTGCAGGAAGAAGCTGCGTCAGCCCAGCTGGGAGCAGCCCCCACCTGGGCCACGCGGCCCCGGGGGTCCAGGCCCATCACCGACCCGGTCGGGGCTCCCAGGCACCTTGTCCGCCGGGAACTCGACGGCGCCGCCGGCGCATGGGGTGCGGTTCTGGCTCCAGTTGGCTGCGATGTCGAAGTCCGTATTGGGGACCCAGAGTTTGGAGGCTGCATGGGTCAGTGCTGGGGAGGAGGTGACCGAGTACCCGCCGTTCTCGCCGGGATGCTCCCTCCTCAGGGAAGGCCACCCACCCATAGAGGTGCAGCAGGTCCGCGCGGGTCACCCGGGACGCATAGGAACCCCATCCCCGGGGCCCAGACCCAGGCCCTGGGCCCTCCCGGCCAGACTGTGGGCGCCCTGCCCGGGCGCTCTCCGACGGACTTAAACTGTATCTGCAGAGCCCGCTCTGGGCCCTACAGGACGCCTGCCTAGATCGCCTCCTGGCAGTGCCCCCAGTTTGCCTGGCGCTGGAACAGAGGAGAGGGTTGTTAAGGACAGTGACAACCGGGGCATGGAGGAGGACGGGGCAGCGCAGCCCTCTTCCTTGGCCTTGGAATCAGGAAGGCTTCCCGGAGAAGTCCTACCTGGGCCGGGAAGGGCTGCGACACAGCGCATCCCGGTATGAGAAGAAAGAACGGGCTGGGGGCGGCAGGACCCGGTCAGGCCGGCCCTGAACGGGGTGGGTGAGGTTGCTGTGAGGGAGCCGCGAGGGGTTTAGGGAAGGGGGCGCCAGGGACACGCGCCG encodes:
- the LOC139355318 gene encoding protein amnionless isoform X1: MGALGRVLLWLQLCALTHAASKLWVPNTDFDIAANWSQNRTPCAGGAVEFPADKMVSVLVREGHAVSDMLLPLDGELVLASGAGFGVSDVGSHPDCGAGDPAVFRDSDRFSWHDPHLWRSENEAPGLFFVDAERVPCRHDDVVFPPSASFRVGLGPGAGPVRVRSISALGRTFTRDEDLAAFLASRAGRLRFHGPGALSVGPEDCADPSGCVCGNAEAQPWICADLLQSLGGRCPKAACHGALRPQGQCCDLCGAVVLLTHGPAFDLEQYRARILDTFLGLPQYQGLQVAVSKVPRSPLLREADTEIQVVLVETGPETGGAGQLARALLADVAKHGEALGVLEATMRESGAHVWDSSAAGLAGGVAAALLLALLVLLLAPPLLRRAGRLRWRRQEAAPAGATLGFHNPVFDMKASEELGPLTRTQASPRAPASSWGLWPTPSCPLGLLAGLVCMGVDMKTLLGSSLLGPWRCLARAHRHTAFLPPFTPAPRMPSAQTEYPNSNLLCDLRVSYPEELLLATWLLHCLLEFRHFWGPDTQVTGYHIQTDHWEL
- the LOC139355318 gene encoding protein amnionless isoform X7; this encodes MGALGRVLLWLQLCALTHAASKLWVPNTDFDIAANWSQNRTPCAGGAVEFPADKMVSVLVREGHAVSDMLLPLDGELVLASGAGFGVSDVGSHPDCGAGDPAVFRDSDRFSWHDPHLWRSENEAPGLFFVDAERVPCRHDDVVFPPSASFRVGLGPGAGPVRVRSISALGRTFTRDEDLAAFLASRAGRLRFHGPGALSVGPEDCADPSGCVCGNAEAQPWICADLLQSLGGRCPKAACHGALRPQGQCCDLCGAVVLLTHGPAFDLEQYRARILDTFLGLPQYQGLQVAVSKVPRSPLLREADTEIQVVLVETGPETGGAGQLARALLADVAKHGEALGVLEATMRESGAHVWDSSAAGLAGGVAAALLLALLVLLLAPPLLRRAGRLRWRRQEAAPAGATLGFHNPVFDMKASEELCQVQTGEQA
- the LOC139355318 gene encoding protein amnionless isoform X4; the protein is MGALGRVLLWLQLCALTHAASKLWVPNTDFDIAANWSQNRTPCAGGAVEFPADKMVSVLVREGHAVSDMLLPLDGELVLASGAGFGVSDVGSHPDCGAGDPAVFRDSDRFSWHDPHLWRSENEAPGLFFVDAERVPCRHDDVVFPPSASFRVGLGPGAGPVRVRSISALGRTFTRDEDLAAFLASRAGRLRFHGPGALSVGPEDCADPSGCVCGNAEAQPWICADLLQSLGGRCPKAACHGALRPQGQCCDLCGAVVLLTHGPAFDLEQYRARILDTFLGLPQYQGLQVAVSKVPRSPLLREADTEIQVVLVETGPETGGAGQLARALLADVAKHGEALGVLEATMRESGAHVWDSSAAGLAGGVAAALLLALLVLLLAPPLLRRAGRLRWRRQEAAPAGATLGFHNPVFDMKASEELGPLTRTQASPRAPASSWGLWPTPSCPLGLLAGMPSAQTEYPNSNLLCDLRVSYPEELLLATWLLHCLLEFRHFWGPDTQVTGYHIQTDHWEL
- the LOC139355318 gene encoding protein amnionless isoform X6, yielding MGALGRVLLWLQLCALTHAASKLWVPNTDFDIAANWSQNRTPCAGGAVEFPADKMVSVLVREGHAVSDMLLPLDGELVLASGAGFGVSDVGSHPDCGAGDPAVFRDSDRFSWHDPHLWRSENEAPGLFFVDAERVPCRHDDVVFPPSASFRVGLGPGAGPVRVRSISALGRTFTRDEDLAAFLASRAGRLRFHGPGALSVGPEDCADPSGCVCGNAEAQPWICADLLQSLGGRCPKAACHGALRPQGQCCDLCGAVVLLTHGPAFDLEQYRARILDTFLGLPQYQGLQVAVSKVPRSPLLREADTEIQVVLVETGPETGGAGQLARALLADVAKHGEALGVLEATMRESGAHVWDSSAAGLAGGVAAALLLALLVLLLAPPLLRRAGRLRWRRQEAAPAGATLGFHNPVFDMKASEELPLPQPLSLVPKAAADSTSHSYFVNPLFAGAEAEA
- the LOC139355318 gene encoding protein amnionless isoform X3 → MGGWPSLRREHPGENGGYSVTSSPALTHAASKLWVPNTDFDIAANWSQNRTPCAGGAVEFPADKMVSVLVREGHAVSDMLLPLDGELVLASGAGFGVSDVGSHPDCGAGDPAVFRDSDRFSWHDPHLWRSENEAPGLFFVDAERVPCRHDDVVFPPSASFRVGLGPGAGPVRVRSISALGRTFTRDEDLAAFLASRAGRLRFHGPGALSVGPEDCADPSGCVCGNAEAQPWICADLLQSLGGRCPKAACHGALRPQGQCCDLCGAVVLLTHGPAFDLEQYRARILDTFLGLPQYQGLQVAVSKVPRSPLLREADTEIQVVLVETGPETGGAGQLARALLADVAKHGEALGVLEATMRESGAHVWDSSAAGLAGGVAAALLLALLVLLLAPPLLRRAGRLRWRRQEAAPAGATLGFHNPVFDMKASEELGPLTRTQASPRAPASSWGLWPTPSCPLGLLAGLVCMGVDMKTLLGSSLLGPWRCLARAHRHTAFLPPFTPAPRMPSAQTEYPNSNLLCDLRVSYPEELLLATWLLHCLLEFRHFWGPDTQVTGYHIQTDHWEL
- the LOC139355318 gene encoding protein amnionless isoform X9, encoding MGALGRVLLWLQLCALTHAASKLWVPNTDFDIAANWSQNRTPCAGGAVEFPADKMVSVLVREGHAVSDMLLPLDGELVLASGAGFGVSDVGSHPDCGAGDPAVFRDSDRFSWHDPHLWRSENEAPGLFFVDAERVPCRHDDVVFPPSASFRVGLGPGAGPVRVRSISALGRTFTRDEDLAAFLASRAGRLRFHGPGALSVGPEDCADPSGCVCGNAEAQPWICADLLQSLGGRCPKAACHGALRPQGQCCDLCGAVVLLTHGPAFDLEQYRARILDTFLGLPQYQGLQVAVSKVPRSPLLREADTEIQVVLVETGPETGGAGQLARALLADVAKHGEALGVLEATMRESGAHVWDSSAAGLAGGVAAALLLALLVLLLAPPLLRRAGRLRWRRQEAAPAGATLGFHNPVFDMKASEELQPFM
- the LOC139355318 gene encoding protein amnionless isoform X5, yielding MGALGRVLLWLQLCALTHAASKLWVPNTDFDIAANWSQNRTPCAGGAVEFPADKMVSVLVREGHAVSDMLLPLDGELVLASGAGFGVSDVGSHPDCGAGDPAVFRDSDRFSWHDPHLWRSENEAPGLFFVDAERVPCRHDDVVFPPSASFRVGLGPGAGPVRVRSISALGRTFTRDEDLAAFLASRAGRLRFHGPGALSVGPEDCADPSGCVCGNAEAQPWICADLLQSLGGRCPKAACHGALRPQGQCCDLCGAVVLLTHGPAFDLEQYRARILDTFLGLPQYQGLQVAVSKVPRSPLLREADTEIQVVLVETGPETGGAGQLARALLADVAKHGEALGVLEATMRESGAHVWDSSAAGLAGGVAAALLLALLVLLLAPPLLRRAGRLRWRRQEAAPAGATLGFHNPVFDMKASEELGPLTRTQASPRAPASSWGLWPTPSCPLGLLAGNLLCDLRVSYPEELLLATWLLHCLLEFRHFWGPDTQVTGYHIQTDHWEL
- the LOC139355318 gene encoding protein amnionless isoform X8, whose product is MGALGRVLLWLQLCALTHAASKLWVPNTDFDIAANWSQNRTPCAGGAVEFPADKMVSVLVREGHAVSDMLLPLDGELVLASGAGFGVSDVGSHPDCGAGDPAVFRDSDRFSWHDPHLWRSENEAPGLFFVDAERVPCRHDDVVFPPSASFRVGLGPGAGPVRVRSISALGRTFTRDEDLAAFLASRAGRLRFHGPGALSVGPEDCADPSGCVCGNAEAQPWICADLLQSLGGRCPKAACHGALRPQGQCCDLCGAVVLLTHGPAFDLEQYRARILDTFLGLPQYQGLQVAVSKVPRSPLLREADTEIQVVLVETGPETGGAGQLARALLADVAKHGEALGVLEATMRESGAHVWDSSAAGLAGGVAAALLLALLVLLLAPPLLRRAGRLRWRRQEAAPAGATLGFHNPVFDMKASEELDALCSD
- the LOC139355318 gene encoding protein amnionless isoform X2 — its product is MGALGRVLLWLQLCALTHAASKLWVPNTDFDIAANWSQNRTPCAGGAVEFPADKMVSVLVREGHAVSDMLLPLDGELVLASGAGFGVSDVGSHPDCGAGDPAVFRDSDRFSWHDPHLWRSENEAPGLFFVDAERVPCRHDDVVFPPSASFRVGLGPGAGPTFTRDEDLAAFLASRAGRLRFHGPGALSVGPEDCADPSGCVCGNAEAQPWICADLLQSLGGRCPKAACHGALRPQGQCCDLCGAVVLLTHGPAFDLEQYRARILDTFLGLPQYQGLQVAVSKVPRSPLLREADTEIQVVLVETGPETGGAGQLARALLADVAKHGEALGVLEATMRESGAHVWDSSAAGLAGGVAAALLLALLVLLLAPPLLRRAGRLRWRRQEAAPAGATLGFHNPVFDMKASEELGPLTRTQASPRAPASSWGLWPTPSCPLGLLAGLVCMGVDMKTLLGSSLLGPWRCLARAHRHTAFLPPFTPAPRMPSAQTEYPNSNLLCDLRVSYPEELLLATWLLHCLLEFRHFWGPDTQVTGYHIQTDHWEL